TCTGTTAGATTTGTTTGGCCTAATGTATAGTTCGagtctgtatattttctttattttgttgaattaGCGGGAGTCTTTTTTCTTgtagctcattgagcttccttaaaatagctattttgaattctttcttggtTAAAACACTAGTCTCTGTGTTTTGGGGTAGGGTTACTGGTAACTATTGTGATTCTTGGTTGTGTCATTTTTCATGCTCTTGAAGTTTGTGTTGTTCCTGTCTTTTGTACTTTTGTATTTGAAGTAGCAGTCACCCTCTCCAGTCTTCTTTTTACAGATCTTGCCTCAAGTTTATTTGTACAAAAAGCACAGGAGGACACCAGCTCCATGCAGCCAGCAGCCCAGGTGTCACAACAGTCCTTCCGTCCTCACACTGGCAGACAGAGGTCTCTACTGTGAAGAATTTGTGGTGACCTGAGCACCTTTGGGAGCCTGAGCCTGAGCTTAAACCTCAGCCTGAGCCTCAGatgcagctgcagctgcagctgcaaTCACAGCTTGGGCCTGAGTTTGAGCCTTGACCTTGGATTTTGGCTGGCAGAGCCTGAGACCCTTGGCAATGCAGGCATGAGCACCATTTCTCATGCTTGGGGTGAGCATTGTAGGGAGGTCAATTGAGCTTGCGGCTGCCACCCTTTGGGATCTTGGACTTGACCTGGGTTTTGCTAAGGTCTTGATAGCTCTGGCATGTGCACTTGCAGCCTTGACATTGTTGGCCTGCATCTTCTCTGGGTCTTTCTTGTTGTGCTTCTTGGCAAAGTGCATGTTCCTCAGGAACTTGGGGTATGCCCCCTTAAGATCAGAGTTTCTTGATGcagtttctcttccatttttGGGACTGGTTGTGTGCGGTATGGTTCTTCAACTTGGCCATATCTGTACTGAAGCCTGCAGCTCCCAAAGCTCCTGGGGCCAGAAGAACTCTTCTAGTCTTTACTAACTGCTTTTGGGAGAGAATTCTCTTCCATCACCCCTGCTGTAACAGAGAATGAAAAGCATGCCATTTTTCACAATATTGTACTAACCAGAATTAATTGTACTAACGAACTAACAAGTCTGTTGGAACAGAAACAGGAACCAGATTTATTGTTAACCTCTATTTCAGCCTCTACTGTAGTACATTCCAGGGATCAGCAGTTCTATTTCCCAGCCAGATAGAAGCTGACCATTGCAGGAATTCAGCTGATGCAGAAGGATTCAACAGCAAGACTTCGGTTGGAACCAGACAGATCACTGCCTACATGTCcccacttcctttccctctttttttaaaggccaCGCAGCCTGACCacagatgttaagatggtttttaggACAAGAGTCCACCATCTTCTTGGGTTGCCAGCACCTGAATAAGCCTCTTTCCTCTTCGTCAGCTCTTGTCTCACAAGTGTTGGCTATCGCTACAGCAAGCAGCTGAACCTGCATTTGGTAACCTGCATTTAGTGACTGAGGTTTTCTAGGGCCTTCTATGAGTGCACCTACTGCACACTTCTTGCTCCCTCTTGTGGCAGAACTTTTAAGCTTGTTCACCTTATCTCAGTCCTGCAATGCACCATACTGGGTACTGAAAGACTGCCTTTTGTTTTCCCAAATGTCGCGCTAAAGATCAAGTTTGTGGCTTCTCCTTAGTTTGTGGAGTCAACTGGGGCTTCTGCACTTGCTCACTGGACACCTGTTAAAGCTCTCTCTTCACTGCTGTTGGGAGCGCCCACAGGGAGGTGGCTACAGGATGTGGATGTGTTGAAGTGAGGGGCCCTGAGGACTGGCTGGTTGAGTTGATCCACAAGTGAGATGCTGCCAGCAGCTCATGAGCACGCATTCCGATGGAGTTCAGGACACAGACAGTAAGATCTGCTTCCCTTTAGTGCCCTCTGAGAGTCCTATCTGTTGCTTTCTCAGCCTCTATCTGCCCCCCAATTAGGCACCTCACGATTTAAGAGTTTAGATGGGATGAGAAATGAATCTCTTTTTTGGCAGCATCCTACATAGCTAGTGAAGCAGGGTGCTCACTCACACTCTAACTTTTCCCAGTGGGAGAAACCATGGGTCATGAAGATCCCTTTTGGCAATAGTGGCATGACTTTGGGTAATGTGGGTAAAATCAAACTGCTCCTTTTACCCTCTCTAATGCATCtcaagtcatatatatatatatgacttgcTCCAATGGTGTGTTGGAACTTCTCTGGAGACCTGGACTTCCACATGGGCCGTCTTGTCCATGAGAGATTGCCTACGACGGTGTTTTCAAAGACTCTGGTCGCAGTGGAGAGGGACTGAAGCTGGTTCACAGGCAACAACTGGATTGAGTTCTCAATTTCAAATTATATGTGACAAACACCAAGAATAGTCAAGACAATGTTGATGAGGCGTATGATAGAATATTTTGGCATTAGTTCAAGGAACTGAATAAagttttgattttgaaaaaagaatgccTACAGTATATTGAACAATAAATACGTGGCAGCGGAGGTAGCATTACAGACCCTGAGAAGAGAATGGGTCACTCAGTAAAGGtgatgggaaaaaaatcattacGCTGGAAAAATATTGACTGTTAAAGGTCTGAGTATGAAAGTCCCACAAGCTGAAGAGAAAAATATAGTCAAGTGCTTCAAGACCTTCAGTTAAGGATGTATTTCTCAATCAAGTTCCCAAATAGCCagattataaatgaaaataatgctataaagaaataattcaataaatacttttattttctggacAAGAGAAGGTGTCGTTAAAATTGGAAAGGTGCACCAGACTAGCACAAGGTACAGTCAGGGAACGGGGTGCAGGATGGCACTCTCAGCTGGTCAGAAGAGATTGCTGTTAAGTGTTCAGGAGTTTTTGAGGGCCAGGTGTGAAACATAGTTatcattaaaaatcaattatagaagcataaaatattataaattactttaataataaaagaaatactcAAACTCATTCCTTTTTTAGTTACTTTGTTAAATTTACTATACTTATGAAGTTATTTGCATCTTTTATATCTAAGTCATGGAAATATTATATACCGGTGTATACTACAGATGTCTCCCTTTCCCGGTTCTGTATTCACGGACAAAATGTTAGTTGCTTTTAATTTGCTCTAGCCAGGGTATTCACACAACTAAAACAGGCAAAGACTACAAATAAATTGCTCCTTCACCAGAGAGCTGGTTAGTAAACATTTACAAACCTACCCTGGATGTACTTGAGAATAGATTCTATCTGGAATATGCAAATTGtaatcaaatcaatgaaaaaatcaaataattaaatgCAAACTGAGAAAATATGTAGAGAGAATTCACAGAGAAATATCTTAGTATACCCCATCAATATATCATTATAAAAGTTAAACATGAGTAATAATATGGAAAGGCAAACTAAAAAACTGTGAGACAACTTGGTAGCCATGATATTAGGAAAACTAAGATTGTAGATTTGAAATCATGGGAATTATGTGGAAAAATAGAAGATCTCATATACTTCTGCTAGTGATAACAGTAATATGAAAATTTTGGAGAGCAATTTGTCAATATTTAAGATGTTTTGAAGGTATCTATCCAGTACCCAATAAACACACTTCTAAGTACTTACTCTCCAGACACTCTCCTCTACGTGTGATTGAGGAGAGGTATTAAAGAATCCTCGAGACAGAGtgatagcaaaaagaaaaataatagaagaatctAAAATACCCTTagataaaaagtaagtaaaatattacaCTACATTCAAGAACAGACTGTATTTTATGTCAAATAGAtcattaaaaacacagaaaactcgTACTAACATTTGTTCTGTGCTTCCTACGTAGCACACACCCTTCTCTGGGCTACGGGTACCTGTGTGAACAAGGCAGACCTCCTTCCTCTCAGTGTCTGCATCCCGATGAGAAGGCGGTATAAAACACGCAATAGACATGGTAGGATGAATGGTACAAGTAAAATGAACTAAGATGGGATAAACAGCATGCTACAATAGATAACAGTGTATTCAGGAAAACAACTTTCAAAGATATCTAAGCAGAACTTGAAGAAAATAATGCATCTATTGAGGAAATGAGAAtgagtaagaaaaacaaaggtcTCTAATTAGAAATAAATGGTTTTACTGAGGAACTATATATAATTAAAAGAGGCTAGAAAGATAGAAAGGGGGTCAAGAGGGAAAAATATTGTTATTGAGTATTTTACCCTTTGAGAATattgaaaaaaacagaatatatgTACAGATTTTGAAAGGTGTTTTCAGATGGTTTGCATTGCTTGACTGCGTCACCTTCTGACTACAAATGTGAGTCACTGCTGTGGAAAGTACAAACATATGTCCTTAATAATCTAAAACTACATCTAGTTACAAGGAAATATTTTGACTTCTGCTGTTTAAATCACATTTGGGGACCACCACTTAAACACTAGTTAATGTTAACTTTAGGAAcacttttaaagtttctttttaactcatCTTCTGGACATTTCTTACTAAGAAAAAATTTTGCAAACAGAGTGttctttaaataatatatctaaaattaaagatatttagaaactgaactttcattttttaaatcacaaaactaAAGTCCATAGAgtccatttgaattttaaaataaaaatctattaaaaataccCACTGGACTTTCACCTTTTTACATACACATAATGTCTTTAAGCTGGTTACACTAACAGCCTCTGTGTTAGTGGTGCCACCAGCACTTCATTCAGCAAAACTGGAAACACATATTCACTCTTATCCTTTCCCACACCCATTCTTTCCTTCACCTAATATCAGATTTGATTCTACCAACTATGTCAGTTTACTTTCCTAATTAATGTCAACTTCACTATTCCTAACATCACAGTTCTGAGTAAAAACACCACTTCTACTATCCGTAAGTATTGctcttgtttgttcttttttggttttttaattgtattttttcaattaccatgtagtccccttacactctcctcaccccagcaatcacactgtcatccatgtccatgagccctttttcctttttgctcagtccctccttcccctaacctcacccccaccccgagctgtcatctgctctccatctatgagtctgtctctgtttcactcgttagttcaatttgttcactagattccacatgtgagtgaaatcttatggcatttgtctttctctgactggcttatttcacttagcataatattctccaggtccatccatactgctgcaagagataaaactttcttctttttttcttttttacagccgagtagtattccattgtgtaaatatcctgtagttgttttatccacccgtctactgatggaaacttgggctgcttccatttcttggtaattgtaaataatgctataatgaacAGACAGGTGCTTGTATTATTTCAAATGAGCGTTTTGGGTTCCTTcacatatattcccagaagtgggatcacagCAACAAAAAGAggatccatctttaattttttgaggtatctccctactactttccacagtggctgccccaatctgcattcccaccaacaggacaAATGGGTCCCCttccttcacatcctcaccaacacttgctgtttgttgatttgtttctggtggccattctgacaggtgtgaggtgatatgtcattgtggttttaatttgcatctctctgatggcgagtgatgttgagcatctatgtttattggccatttgtatgccctccttggataaacatctattcaggtcctttgcccattttttaattgggttatttgttttttggtgttgagttttgtaagttctttataaattttggaaattaacccatTATCGGATAAATCTGTTGTCCTTTGAGCAGGTCAAAATGCCTACCCAAAACACAGAAATCTGACATTGTTGACCCTTACTTAACACTTCTCAAAGGGTTTCTCCTGAACATATGCACTATTCAAGCAACATAGCTTAGTTTGTTAATCTTTCTTCTCACTCACACCCATTTCTTGTCATCCTAGACTGTTCTAGGTTCCATCCTCATTACCCCACTTAACAAACTGACACTACTAGACTGCATATAACTGTCTTTATTCACGTTCTTGTCTCTTTCTTCTATGT
This DNA window, taken from Desmodus rotundus isolate HL8 chromosome 3, HLdesRot8A.1, whole genome shotgun sequence, encodes the following:
- the LOC112321951 gene encoding large ribosomal subunit protein eL29-like translates to MHFAKKHNKKDPEKMQANNVKAASAHARAIKTLAKPRSSPRSQRVAAASSIDLPTMLTPSMRNGAHACIAKGLRLCQPKSKVKAQTQAQAVIAAAAAAASEAQAEV